TATTAGAAGTGATAAGAAGGATAAAAATATGACTTTAACTAAATCCGATATTTTATCAAAGAAGAAAATTGCTTAATCATATTTGCTATGTAGACATGAATGAAGACTTTATCGACGGAATTTACAATGACCCGGATAGACCAGGTCTTTATAAAAGATATTCAATACTGGCAGGTGATACCAGCATCTGCGATGCACCAAATATTGGATACACAGAAAAACAACTAAAAGAATTAAATAACCCTCACCTCAATAGATTAAAAAAGGAATTAATCAGATTTTAGAGTCCTCATGCATAAGCAGATACACAAACAGATTTCATATTAACCTCTACAATAACCAATAGTAAAAAAAAAAAAAAAAAATAAACGAAGTAGAACTAGCATTAAAACATTTAGACAATTTAAATCAAAGAATAAATATGACCAACACCATCCACAACCTACGACAGAGGATATGCCTCTCTTGAACTAATGCTAAAACACATGAGTATAAATTCCCATTTCATAATACGCTTAAGAGTAGATGACTTTCAACATGAACGAAAGAACATGAAAACCAACGATGAAACCATAGACATCACAATAAACTCAATACGCACAAAAAACTTCCATGATGAAGAAACCAAGAAAAAAGCATTAGAATCACAAAGTGCTGAGATACGAATAACAGAAATAGAACTCGAAACCAAAAAAGGAAAAAAAAATACACAGAAATACTTGCAAGCATATTTACCATTCGAAAAATTCACCACACAAGATTTTAAAAGAATTATACAACAAAAGATGGAAAATAGAAACCAATTTTGACAGATTAAAAAACATAATCCACATAGAAAACTTCAGCAGACCCTCAGAAGAAATAATACAACAAGGACTTCTACGCCAACATATTCATGTTTAATTACTTAATGGCAATGAAACTCGACGCAGACCAAAAAATACAAGAAAAACACAAAGATAAAAACTTAAAACACAAATACAAAACCAATCTCAACATTTTATTCAAACTAATAAAACTAGACATACCTGACCTCTTATCAAACGACCCCAAAGAAAGAAAAGATGCCGTTAAAAGAATACTAAACACGGCACAATCAAATTTAGTAGAAAAAAATAGAAAAAATGACCGAAACCATGATAGACAGGTCAAAGATCCAACTAACAAATTCCCCCCAACCCAACGCAGAGGTGAATAAAAAAAAATATTTTTCAAATTATCTCTTAAATTAACTGGGTTGACTAACAATCAATATTTCACTGCTGTTTTAGTTTTCTTTATTTGAAAACATCCTCCATTTAATTTGAACGCATTTTTTCTACATATTTTTTGAAAAGTTGAAAAAGAAACATGAAAAGCATTAAAAATAAGTATTTTAAGAAAATATTAAATAATAGCTTTTAAAATAAATAATAATTGAATAAATTAAAACAAGTGTTATTATGAAAGATTCAATAAAAGCACATTTAATCATATTTTTAATAATTGCAGTTATTGCATTTTGTATTAGTTCTGCATTTGCAACATTAACAATACACGAAGATAATGACTCATATAAATTGATACCCATAAATAATGATTCATTTAACCCGGAAGAAATTGACTATGTGCCAACAATCAAACCAAAAAATACAACCAATACTACAAATAACACTACTTTAACAAACAACACTACAGATATAAACAATACAATAGATAAAATTTGGAACGACAGTGAAGAATGGATAGGATCTTGGAGCGACTGATAAAATGAAGGATAAAAAGAAATTTATCAGAGATAGTGTCTATGGAGATATTAGCCTAAACCGTTTTGAAGTAAAAATAATGGATATGCCTCAATTCCAACGTTTAAGAAGAATAAAACAGCTTGGATTAATAAGTTTAATTTATCCTGGAGCAACACATACAAGATTTGAACATTGCGTTGGAACAATGAATCTTGGATCTAAACTTGCAGAAGAACTAGATTTAAGTAGAGATGAAATAGAGTTGATTAGGGCTTCATCACTTCTACACGATATAGGTCATGGTCCATTTTCCCATGTATCCGAAGGAGTATTATCTGTTCCCCATGAAGAATTATCAAAATACGTAATTATAAAAACATCAATGAGAGACTTGCTTGAAGAAAAATTCGACGTTGACGAAATTGTAGACATTATTAACGGAAAGGGAACCTTGGGTCCGATCGTTTCAGGGGAACTTGATGTGGATAGAATGGATTACCTTCTAAGAGATTCCCACAATACAGGAGTTTCTTATGGAATAATCGATTACGAAAGAATAATCTCCAATTTGAAATTACAGGACGGATTGATTCTTGACATTAAAGGCGTTCAAGCAGCAGAAGGAGCGTTGGTTTCAAGATATTTCATGTATCCAAGCGTATATCAACATCACACAACCAGAATTGTAAATTCAATGTTTAGAAGAGCATTGAAAAGAACAATTGATGAAGACATCATCGATGAGAAAAAGATGTATAAATATGATGATTCAGACATTATCGCAACATTTAGACACTGCGACAATGAATATGCAAATGATATAATGAACAGATTAGATAACAGAATCATTCCAAAAAGAGTTAAAACAATACGTTTAGACAATTTTAAATTCCCCGAAAAGATGTACAAAATCAAAGCAGAATCCCTTAGAAAAGCAGAGGAGGAAATAGCTGAAGATTTTGAACTTGATAAAGATTATGTCTTTATAAACATTGCCGAATACCCCCGTTTTGATGAGATGAAAACTCAAGTTAATGTTGATGGCAAATTATTCCCATTGACTGAAATATCCAACATAATCGGAGCGTTAAGTAAAGCAAGATTTAACATACCAGACATTAGTGTCTACGTTCCACAAGAAGAAAAGTCAAAATTAGAGAAACTAAAATTAGACCATTATTTAGATTTGCCTGAAATTGACCGTGAGAAATTCCACGGAATACATTATGACCAAATTAAGCTATTCTAGGAGAAAAATATGATAGTCATTGCAATTACTGGAGCTAGTGGAGTTATATATGGAATAAAACTCCTTGAAGCTTTAAAAAAATTAAATATCGAAAACAGTTTAGTCATAAGTGATGCAGCTAAAATTGTTATCGAATCGGAAACCGATTACAAAGTAGAAGACATTATAAAGTTAACTGACAAATACTATGAGTTCAATGATTTAACCGCCTCCATAAATAGTGGATCATTTAAAGTGGACGGCCTAGCAATTGTTCCCTGCTCAATGAAAACATTATCCTCAATTGCTAATGGATATGGTGCAAATACAATAACAAGAGTTGCTGACGTGAGTTTGAAAGAAAGAAGACCAACTGTTATTGTTCCTCGTGAAACACCACTTAGAAGCATACATTTACAAAACATGTTAACATTATCACAAGAAGGAGCCATTATTTTACCTGCAATGCCCGGTTTTTACTCGGCACATGACAGCGCCGATGAACTGATTAATTTTATTGTTGGAAAAATCTTAGATTCCTTAAAAATTGAAAATAACTTATTTAAAAGGTGGGAATAAATGTTAGAAGATAAGGATTTTATTAAATCCTGTGATGTTCCAGGTCCCACAAAAGAAGCAGTAAGGGCAATAATTGTGTATAAATCAGAAGTAACCCCTACAGACAGAGTTGTTGATTGCGGATGTGGAACTGGTGGAATAACCTGTGAATTTGCCCAAAGAGCAGGTGATGTGATTTCAATTGACACCAATCCAGAAGCGATTGAAGTAACCTCTAAAAATCTTAAAAAGTTTGGACTTGGAAATAATGTCACATTAATTAATGATGATGGCGCAAATGTCCTAAAATATATTGACAATATTGATATTACCGTTGTTGGAGGCAGCGGCAGGCAGTTAGAAAATATCCTGGACATTGTTCATGAAAAATTAAACCCTGAAGGGAGAATCATAATTACAGCTATTTTAGTAGACACTAAAGTTGAAGCCATAAATAAACTTAAAGATTTAGGATATAATCCGAAAATTACGGAAGTTAATGTTTCCAATGGACGAGTCCTTGATCGTGGAATTTTAATGATTAGTGAAAATCCAATAGCTATAATAACAGCTAAAAAGAGATAAAAAAAATTGGAGACTGCAATATGGAAAAGCATTTGAGTTGGAAAGCGAAATTTTCAATATTAATGGTTGTTTTAATCATCGTGATATATGGATCTAATTATTTAGTGCTTGGGGATGCTGAACATATTATTTCATATGTTTGGACACATTTAGGTTTCATCCCCGTTGATATCTTGCTTGTAGCATTTTTACTTGATGAAATTATTGAAAGAAAAGAAAAAGAAGCTATGCTTGAAAAATTAGACATGTTAATGAGTACATTCTTTTCTGAAGTTGGAAATAACTTGATTAAGCAATTAAGTACTGTTAATGAACATAAAGCAAATACTGAAAATTTAAAATCAATTAAAACATGGGATGAAGAAGATTTTGACAATAAATTAAATGAACTTAAAGAGTCTTCTGTTCGGTTTAAAGCAGAAATCTCCCCTGAAGAAAGGGAAGAGTTTTTGGATAGTTTGAGAACACTTCTTGCAAGTAAAAGAGAATTAATTATTAACTTAATCAACAATCCCAATTTACTTGAAAAAGAAGAGTTTACTAGTTTAATTACTGCGATTCTTCACTTAGATGAAGAATTAGAACACAGGAAAGATTTAGCTCTTGTTAATGATACTGATTTCAACCATTTAAATGGAGATATGGAAAGAGTATACAACATACTGATTCATGAGTGGGTTTATTATTTGAAATACCTATACAAACATTACCCCTACATGATTGCATTGATGATACGTACCAATCCGTTTGATGAAACTGCAGATGTATATGTTAAATAATAAAAATTTTGGGATTTAATATGACTAATGAAAATATTAAATCTTGCATCATTTTATGTGGAGGCAAAAGCAGTAGAATGGGTCAAGATAAGGGTTCTATGATT
This portion of the Methanobrevibacter sp. V74 genome encodes:
- a CDS encoding UbiX family flavin prenyltransferase; this encodes MIVIAITGASGVIYGIKLLEALKKLNIENSLVISDAAKIVIESETDYKVEDIIKLTDKYYEFNDLTASINSGSFKVDGLAIVPCSMKTLSSIANGYGANTITRVADVSLKERRPTVIVPRETPLRSIHLQNMLTLSQEGAIILPAMPGFYSAHDSADELINFIVGKILDSLKIENNLFKRWE
- a CDS encoding HD domain-containing protein, giving the protein MKDKKKFIRDSVYGDISLNRFEVKIMDMPQFQRLRRIKQLGLISLIYPGATHTRFEHCVGTMNLGSKLAEELDLSRDEIELIRASSLLHDIGHGPFSHVSEGVLSVPHEELSKYVIIKTSMRDLLEEKFDVDEIVDIINGKGTLGPIVSGELDVDRMDYLLRDSHNTGVSYGIIDYERIISNLKLQDGLILDIKGVQAAEGALVSRYFMYPSVYQHHTTRIVNSMFRRALKRTIDEDIIDEKKMYKYDDSDIIATFRHCDNEYANDIMNRLDNRIIPKRVKTIRLDNFKFPEKMYKIKAESLRKAEEEIAEDFELDKDYVFINIAEYPRFDEMKTQVNVDGKLFPLTEISNIIGALSKARFNIPDISVYVPQEEKSKLEKLKLDHYLDLPEIDREKFHGIHYDQIKLF
- the cbiT gene encoding precorrin-6Y C5,15-methyltransferase (decarboxylating) subunit CbiT produces the protein MLEDKDFIKSCDVPGPTKEAVRAIIVYKSEVTPTDRVVDCGCGTGGITCEFAQRAGDVISIDTNPEAIEVTSKNLKKFGLGNNVTLINDDGANVLKYIDNIDITVVGGSGRQLENILDIVHEKLNPEGRIIITAILVDTKVEAINKLKDLGYNPKITEVNVSNGRVLDRGILMISENPIAIITAKKR